The DNA region TCGAAGACTTCGAGTTCCACACCGTTGACCGGGACGAGGGTGGGCTCGGGGAAGTCGGTTGAGGTCATGTCGCCATCCTGCCGCCCGAAACCGGTCACCTCATGACCGGTTTTGTGTGAGAGATTTTCGGCGTGCGGACCGACCGGCTGGTGGCCATCCTCCTGTTGCTGCAACGGCGCGGGCAGGTGACGGCTGCGGAGGTCGCCCAGGAGCTGGAGGTCTCCGAGCGCACCGCCCGCCGCGACCTCGACGCCCTGGCCATGGCCGGGGTGCCCGTGTACTCCACGCAAGGACGAGGCGGGGGCTGGCGTCTGGTGGGCGGCGCCCGCACCGACCTGTCGGGGTTGACCGCAGGTGAGGCCCGCGCCCTGTTCCTGGTCGCCGGCCCGGCCTCGGCCGCGACACCGGCGGTGAAAGCGGCTCTGCGCAAGCTCGTCCACGCCCTACCGGAGCCGTTCCGCGCGCAGGCCGAAGCGGCGGCGGCGTCACTGGTGACGGACCCACGGCAATGGGGGGCGACCCGGGCCGAGCACCGACCGCCCCGCTTCCTCGACGAACTCCAGGACGCGGTGATCCGCGGCGTCCAGGTGCGGCTCGGCTACATCGACGGCAGAGGCACCGGAACGAGGAGAACCGTCCACCCCCTGGGCATCGTCGCCAAAGGCCAGGCCTGGTACCTCGTCGCCCATACCGAGACCGGCCGACGGACCTTCCGGATCGACCGCGTGGCGTCCGCCGACCCGACCGACGATCCGGTGGACCGGCCCGAGGACTTCGACCTCGCCGGGAGCTGGCGCGAGATAGCCGACGAGGTCGAACGCAGGCGAACGCCCCTGGAGGTCCAGGCCCTCTGCACACCCCATGGCATCGGCATACTCCGGATCGGACTCGGCGATCGACTCGAAGTGGGAGGCACCGCGACCGACGGCCGCGTCGAGGTCGTCATCCGCGGCCGCGACGAGTACACCCTCGCCGGCGAGCTCGCCGGGCTCGTCGAATGGCTCGAGGTAACCGGCCCTCCGAACGTGCGAGCCCACCTGGCCTCGATCGGCAATGCGCTCGTCGAACGCTACCGCTGAGCCCGGATCCACCGAGCTGATTCGAGGGCTGATCACTTCTGGGGCTCGGCCGGGCCGATCGGCTGGAGGACGAGGAGTGTCCGCTGGCCTGCCCAGCTCTTCCAGGTCTGCTCCGGTCGGTCCCTGACGGGCGTAGTGGTCGGTGCGCTGATCAGGCCGGTGGAGCGTGGGGCGCCGGGCAGCGTGGTCTCAGTTCTGTTCTCATTCACCACTGTCCGGCCTGGTTCAGACCTGCCCCTGTGGTGTGCTTCGCCGCAGGCCGGGACAAGGGCGGACCCCGATGAACGGTACTGAGGAGAATGGAAAGCGTGTTGGGGGCAACCCCTCACGAGTTCGAATCTCGTATCCTCCGCCTCTGCCAGCCATGGCAGCCCGAAGGCCCCGACCGCCCAGCGGTCGGGGCCTTCGGCGTTCCGTGGCTGCACCTCCAAGTGCGGTGCCAGAAGGACGCCGAGCGGGAGCACGACCTGGCGGCCAGGGATGTCTCCGCCGATCAGGGCCACAGCCTGGATGAACGTGAGCGTCAGCCCTTCCACGAGATGTACCGCGACCTCGGCTTCGACGCCCGCTTCCGCCACACCTACTTCGGCCAGGCCAACAGCCCTGTGGGCGGTCGCCGGTTGGCGCCCGCCCACAGACGGGCCAAGTAGCGAAGGTGGCCACCGACCCCGACAGAGCCGACCACCGCGCACAAGTGAGTACGCCGAGTTCTCGGCGGCATCTCGACTGGAGACCGCGCGATGAAAAGAAAAGAGATCTCCGCCCCCGAACACGGGCTTCCTCTGCACAGGGTTCTCGCAGCTGGGTACCGTAGCGGCATGTAGTCAGTTGAGTACGATCCGCGGGGGTCTGCGGTGGGGGACAGCAGGACGTTCGGCGCATTCATCTCACTCCAGCGGTCGGTGCTGGGGTGGACCCAGCTCCGTCTGGCCGCTGAGGTCGGCCGAAGCGAGGACTGGATGTCCCTGGTCGAGCGGGACATGCAGCAGGTCAAGGACTTGACGCTCCTCCAGCGCTTCGCCGAGGTCCTGGGTGTCGACCTCGCGGAGTTGATCGCGTTGCCGCAACCGGCCGCCGAGCGGGCGCGGTCCCGTCCGCGAAAGCCTGCCTCCGCTACGCTGACGAGCACTTCCGCTGCCGAGGAGGACGATGTGCGACGCCGCCCGTTCCTGACCCTGGCGGCTGCCGCCCTCTTCGCCCCGACTGTCGGTCAGCAGGCAGCGCACGCCGAGGAGAAGGCCTCGCTGGCCGATCTGGAAGACCTTCTCCTGTACGGGGCCGGCCGGATTCCGGCTCGCGGCCGCGAGCCGTCCCAGGAGACGGTCGCCACTTCGCTGGTGACGTCACGCCGAGAGTTCAAATCAGCCCGGTACGACGCCTTGGCCCGTGTCCTGCCCGCCCGAATCGCAGCCGCCGAGATGGTCGGATCGGCGGAGGAACGGGCCCGCAACGTTGCCCAGCTCTATAACATCGCCGTCCGGCTGTGCATCAAAGTCGGCACCAACAACCTGGTGGCCATCACCGCGGACCGCGCGCTGACCGCAGCCAGGCTGGGTGGAGACCCGCTGATCACCGCGGAGGCCCAGCGCATGGTCTCCAGCTCCTGGCGTCGCCAGGGCAGCCTGGCTCGCGCAACCGACATCGTGGTGGTCGCCGCCGAAGACCTCCTCGCCGACGCTTCCGTCTCCGAGACCGCCCGGCTGGCCACCCGCGGGGACCTGTACGCCACCGCCGCCTACACTGCCGCGAAGTCCGGCGACCGCTCCTACTCGCACGCCCTGATCCGGGAGGCCGCCGACAGCGCCGCCGCAGCAAGCCGGTCCTCCGGCCTGCTGGACGGCGTCCAGTGCGTCGCCCTGCACGAGCTGTCGGTGCACTACGAACTCGGCGACGCCGGCCGCGCCATCGAAATGGCCGCCACCATCGACCCCGCCGCGCTGCCGACCGCTGAGCGCCAGGCCCGCTTCTTCACCGACGTGGCCCGCGCCTTCGACCAGTGGGGCAAGCCCGAACAGTGCTACCGGGCCCTGCTCGCCGCCGAGGAGGCCGCTCCGCAAGAGGTCCGCAGGGGCGCCGTGCGCGACCTCGCCACCGACCTGCTGCGGCACGACCGCAAGCTTCCCGGCGTTCGGGACTTCGCCGCACGCGCGGGCGTGCAGATCATCTGACCCGTAGCCGGACTACGGCCCGTAGCCCGGCTACGGATCCGGCATCCCGCCCGGCAGTTCACTGGGGAACGTCCACCCCTCCCCCTGCTGCCGAAGGCCCTCCCATGCCAACGCACAGCACCGCCAAGCCCTCCGACGGACCCCGGCACGCCGCACCGGACCGGAACCGCCTCGACACCTTCCTGGCCGCCTCCTGGACCGCCCTGCACCTGCCCGTGCTCGTGCTGCTCGGCCTCGCGGTCGACCACCAGGCCGAGGCCCGCCCCCAGGTAGCGGCCACCACCCCGGACCTGCCCGTCTCGTAGGCCCAGAGGTCGTCACCACGACCTCCCGCTCGTCTTCCCCTCCCTCGCCCGAGAGGAGAACCGGCCATGCACCGGCTGACCGACGCGCCCCGGATCGACACCGATCTGGAGCACATCGACTACCGCACCACACCCGCGTACTACATCGACACCGAACAGGTCACCGACCCGGTGGTCCTGCACCTGCTGAACTGCTGCCCGACCGTGTTCGGCCTCAAGAAGGCCATGGTCGACCTGCTGGCCGGACACCTCGGCATCGCGCTCCCGGAGCCCGCCGGAACCGTCGAGCCCGGCGCGACGGTCCGGGGCAACGTGGTCGTGGCGGCCGGGGCCGTCATCGCCGAGGGCGCGTTCGTCACCGGTCCCGCCCTGGTCTGCCCCGGAGCAGTCATCGAAGCCGGCGCCCGCGTGCGCGACAACACGGTCATCGGCCCCGACTGCCGGATCGGATTCGGCGCCGAGGTCACCCGCTCGCTGCTAACCGGCGGGGTCTTCATGAAGCACACCAGCTTCGTCGGCGACTCCGTGCTCGGCCTGGGCGTCAACATCGGCGCGTTCGTGTCCACCACCGGCCTGCGGGTGACCTCCGGCCCGGTCACCGAGCCGGCCACCGAGGAGGTGTGCGCCCACCTCGCCGGCCACCGAATCGCAACCGGCCAGACCAAGTTCGGCGCCGTGGTCGGTGACGGCGTGATCGTCCCCGCGGGCACGGTCCTGCAGCCCGCCACCCTGATCGGCGCGCACACCCTGCTCTACCCCAAGACCCAGGTCGGGGGCTTCTTCCCCGCCGGAAGCCAGGGAAGGTAACCATGCCCACCACCGACACCCCCGCGACGACCGACGAGCGCGCCGTGCACATCACCGGCGGCCGGCCCCTGACCGGCACGGCCACCGTGCAGGGCAGCAAGAACATCGCCCTGCACCTGTACGCCGCCGCGATCCTGGCCGACGACCCGCTGACCCTCGTCGGCGCCCCCGAGATCCTCGACACCGGCGTGGTCGCCGACATCCTGCACCGCACCGGCACCCGCACCACCGTGGTCGGCCCCGAGTTCACCACCCGCCCGGCCGACTCCTACTTCCCCGTCGTCCCGGACGACCTCGGCAGGCTCATCCGCACCACCGCCGTGATGGCCGGCGCCCTGCTGGCCCGTGCGGGAAAGGTCACCTTCCCTTTGCCTGGCGGCGACGCATTCTGCGCTCGGTACATCGACCGACACTTGGCCGCGATGGTGGCTGCCGGGGCCGAGGTGGAGGTGGACCGGGGCCGGGTACGGGCCCGCTTCACCGGCAAGCGGCTGCCGTTCGTCACCGACGCCGAGACCCGTGCCTGGGGCCCGAGCCTCGGGGCGACGGTCACCGCGATGCTCCTGGCCGCCCGCATCCCCGGCACCTCGGCGATCCTCAACCCCAGCATCGAACCCGAGGTCACCCACACCGCCGCCCTGCTCTCGCAGGCCGGAGTCGGCATCGAGTGGCGGGGCAGGAACGCCCTGAACATCACCGGCACCGACCGCATCCAGGGCGGGGTGTTCACCGTTCCGCCGGACCGGCTGGAGGCCGCGACGCTGGCCCTGGCCGCCGCCATCACCGGTGGCACCGTCCACCTGGACGGCTTCCCCGCCGCCGCCTTCCCGGACGGCCTGGTGTCGGTGTTCGCCGACGCCGGCATCCGGCTCGACCCGGTGGACGGCGGGACCACCGTCAGCGTCCCGGCCGGACCGCGGGCGGTGCAGACGGCCACCGGCCCGCACCCCGGCTTCCCGACCGACGTGCAACCCCAGCTGACCGCCTTCCTCACCCAGGCCGAGGGCGCCTCCCGGATCGAGGAGCGGATCTACACCCGGCGCGACACCCACCTGCCCGCCCTCGCCGCGTTCGGCGCCACCGTCAACGCGAGCGGCTCGGTGATCACCGTCCGGGGCCGGTCCGCGCTCGCCGCCACCGATGTGGCCGGCGAGGACATCCGGGCGGCGACCGCCCTCGTGATCGCCGCCCTGGCGGCCGAGGGCACCTCTACGATCCGAGGGATGTACCACCTGCGGCGCGGATACGGCAGCCTGCTGCCGAAGTTGGCCGCGCTCGGTGCCGACCTGACGATCAACCAGGAGCAGTCGTGACCCTCACCGTGCCGTGGAGCCCGAACGCACTCGTCGACCTGCGCGGGTGCCTGGACCTGATGACCGCCGACGGCACTGTCCCCGGCGGCGTCATCGCCCACGGCACCTTCGACACCGAGCCCGGATTCCTGACCTCTGGCATCGTCGCCCCCGAGTGCGGCGATGCCCTACCGGGGCCGGACACCGTGTACGACGTGGCGTCGCTGACCAAGGTGCTCGCCACCTGGCCGCTGGTCGGCACCTCCATCAACGAGTCCTTCACCCTGGACACCCCGGTCCGCGAGCTGCTGCCCGACATCCCGGCCGAGGCACCCGGCGGCCGGGTCACGGCCCGCCAGATCCTCTCCCACACCTCCGGCCTGCGCGCCGACACCCGCCTCGACCGGTACCGGGGCCGCACCGAGCCACTGGCCGAACTGATCTGCGGCGAAGACCTGATCGCCGAACCCGGAGCCGGCCACCGCTACATCAACCGCGGCTTCATCCTCCTCGGACTGGCCCTCGCCCATACCCGGGGCCACCGCCTGGACGAGCTGGCAGCCGACCTGTGGCAGAGCCTCGGAATGACCGCCACCGCCTACGGTCCCCTCACCCGCTCCGCGCGGGTCGCACCGACCGAGCAGCGACTGCCGGGCAGCCCCCGCCTCTGGGGCCTGCCGCACGACGACAACGCCGCCCTGCTCGGTGGAGTCGCCGGCCACGCCGGGGTGTTCACCAGCCCGGCCGACCTCGCCGCCTTCGCCACGCACCTACTGGCCGCCCACGCGACTGGCGGACCTCTTGGCCGCTGGCTCGCTGACAGCATGCAGCCGCTCGCCGAGATCGAACCCGGCCTCCAGCGAGGCCTGGCCTGGATCCTCGCCGACGACAGCAGGATCGCCTACCACCACGGCTTCACCGGCACGAGCCTCTACCTGTCCCCGGTGACCGGCCGGTACCTCGCCATCTGCACCAACGCCGTCTACCACCACCAGGACAACCGCACCCGACTGGCCCCGCTGCGAGCCATCGCGCTGAAGGCGATCACCGACGAACCGTAGGAGGCCCCGTGCCCCACCTCATGCTCGCTTCCCTCACCACCCTGCGGCTCGGCGGCCCGGTCGGCGAGCCGCTGTACGTCTCCGACCACGACGACTGGCAGGAGCTGGTGCACACCGTCGGCCGCCGGGAGGAGTACAGCCCCCTCACCCTGGGCCATGGCAGCAACGTCATCGCTTCCGACACCGGGCACCCGGGCACCGTCGCGGTCATGAACACCCGGGGCATCACCGCGAAGCGGCATGACGACAACACTGCCCTGGTAACCGTGCTGGCCAGCCACCCGCTCACCGACCTCACCACCTGGGCCGCCACCGAACACCTGGCCGGGATCGAGTGCCTGGCCGGCATACCCGGCACCGTCGGTGCCGCCCCGGTCCAGAACGCCGGCGCCTACGGCCAGCAGGTCGGCGACACCCTCGACCACCTGACCGCCTGGGACTGGGACATGGACCGACTGCGGACCCTGCCCGCCCAGGCGTGCCGACTCCGCCACCGCAACAGCCGCTTCAAGCACGACCCAGGCCGCTGGACCATCCTCACCGTCACCTTCCGCCTGACCCGTTCCCCGGCCGCACCCATCTCCTACCAGCCGCTCGCCGAGGAACTCGGTGTCCAGCCCGGAACCAGGCCACCAGTCAGCGAGGTCACGCACTGCAGCGCATCGAGGCCGAGGTCAACCTGCTGCTGATGCAACTGCGTCGGCTCGAAGCCAGCGTGGACATCGAGCCGATCTACCGGCTCCCGGTCCTGGATGCCGACGAGCACTCTCCTGAAGAGGCTGCAGCCAAGCTGCGTGCAAGTTGGCTCATCCCCGACGGCCCCGTCCACGACGTAATCCGGACCGTAGAACGGGCCGGGATCGTCGTTGTGAGGCGGGACCTGGAGTCGCCGAAGATTTTCGGCCTCAGCGTCAGGCCACCCAACAGCTTGCCAGTGATCATCCTGAACATCGGCATGCCTCCAGCCCACGAGCGCTTCACCGTGCTGCACGAGCTGGGCCACTTGGTAATGCACCAGCTTCCGAGCGACAACGGCGAACGGGAAGCGGACGCATTCGCGTCCGAGTTCCTCATGCCTGGCCGCCTCATCGGGCCGCACCTGTCCAGCCTCACCATCCAGAGGATGGTCCAGCTGAAACAGCACTGGAAGGTGTCAATGGCGGCTGTACTCCAAGCAGCCAAGCGCCTGGAGCGAATCGACGAAGGCCGCTATAAGAGCCTCCAGGTCCAGCTCTCACAACACAGCTACCGTCGGAACGAACCCGCAGAGCCTGAACGCGAGGAACCGGTCATCCTCGACAGCATCCTGGAATCACCGTGCGGACCACGGCTACTCGGACAGGGAACTCGCGAAGGTCGTGGGTCTACAGGTCCGCGAGTTCAGGTCCGAATACGGCGGCGCGCTCGCTCTGCATGCCATCTGACCCACTGTAGGTGATCGACGAGGGCTCTGCCCAAGCTCAGCAGAGCGCTCGTCGCACCAATAGCTAAATGCGCTGCTTCCGAGGAGTCGCCGTCCAGGACCGCGGGATGTCATCGTTCCAGCCGTCCTCGTCGTTGAAGGTGGCCGCTCGGCACCCACGGCTGCCATCGGAGGTGTGGACCCAACGCTCACGGTCCCTGAAGTCAGTCTGGATGGGCTGCCCACATTTCACGCACTCATCCCGATCGGGCTCGCTCGCCACGATCGCCTCGTTCGCCCGCTCCTGGGTCTCCTTGGCCAGATCCTCAAGGCGGGTAAGCACTTCACGCCCTGAGATCTCCGGACTGGCCTCTACCATGCTGCGCACGGCACGCACCAGCTTGTCGGCCTCAACCGACCTCATGGTCTCCATCATCGCCAGCATGCGTTCGTCCACCGCGCCCACCCCTGTTCGTGCCCCGGACGTTCAAGCAGCAAAGTACAGCAACCGGGCGGCTCAGCGGTGACCGGCAGAGACCCAGCCGTGCCCCTAGACACTGGCCAGCGCTGGTCGGTCCGCCTACCCAGTGCGCCGCCCGTCATGACGATGTGTCGGCGCTACCAGCAGGCGCCGAACTCGTAGTGCTCCACCCCGGCATACACGGTTACCGTGCCGTCGTCGCGCGCTTCGCCCCATGGGCGATTTGGTAGCGCGATGTCGAAAGAGCTCCCACCGCAGCCCTCGCAGCAATCAAAGTGGTCCTGCCAGGCTGTCACATCTACGTCGGTGCGGGGGTTTCGCATCACGTGGATATCGCGACCACTACACTCATCGTTCGGACATGGTCCGCCATGTCCGCAGTCTGCGATGCCGCACGGACAAGGACCTTCGCAATCCGTCGGCTCCCAATCCTGGGCGGCCATCGCGCGTTCTCGGAGTTTCTCATGATCTGAGGTCAGGACTGTTAGGGCTGCCACGACGTCACGCCGGGAATGTCCAGTTGCTGCTTGGACGGCATCGGTGAGCGCTACCACATCCGTCAGGTCAGGATTAATGCCCACAAGCCACACGGTCGGCGGGTCCGAGATATTGTCTCCGTTGCGGTAAAGCCGCGCGAAGAATGAACGAGTGCCTGTGTCGTATCCCCAATCGCTGCCATTGTCCCATCCGGGGAGCGGGAGAGGGAGGCTGAAATCGTCGACGATCCGTTGTCCTGGCTGGACATAAAGCGCCGTCATGCGATGCCAATCGCAATGCGCCAGGTTACCGCAGACGACAGTCGCGCACTCGTCATTCAGGGCCGGATTCCCTCGACAACGCCGCTTGGCCCGGTGATCCCGGCAATACATCTCCGTGGCCGGGATCAGTTGATCGCACTGCCTTTCCCCCATGTCTCCTGGCGCCATGCAGCGCTGCCGATGCGCAGCTACTGGATGACGATTTACTGCAACGCCTTCTGCTCTCTGCTGCTCGATCTCGCGGTGAATACGGGCAACAGTCTCGTTGCGAGCCATTCCCTCCTGCCTGTAGACCGTTCCTCGCGTCGTCAGCAGGTCCGTGAAGGCAGTTGGCGTAAGTTGCGGCTCAAGCATCAGCCGCAGATCCTCATCGCCAAGCACATGCTTCACCGATTCACCCGACCTCTGGACAGTACGAAGACGCTGGCTGGTGACTAGTTCAAGCCAGAGGTCCAGCATCAGCTCGCAATCGTCAGAAACAGGCTGGAAAAACCAGTCCTTCTCCGCATCATTGACTGTCCGGATACCACAATGAGCCTCAGTTCGGGACTCTTTCTTCGCCCGATCGCGCAGTCTCTGGGCCCGAGCCAATTCGGTGAGACCAAGATTGGCCGCACGGGGAAATCCGCCGGTAACTACATGCCTAGCGGCGTACAGCGTGTCAACCGTCTTTGCAACCAGCTGGCCGACGTCGACCCGGTCGGAATAGGTGCGCAGGCATCGATAGTCTCCGTCGAAGAGGTTATGCCCGATGATCAGGTCTACTTCATCAGCCGCGACATTGAGACCTGACAAGTTCCAGTCTCGAAACGTGTAAAATGCAACCTGCCGCCAGATCTCCCGCCCCGGCATGTCAGCAGCTTCCTGCCGCTCCACTACCAAAAATCCTACGACATCGATGTCCCAGCGTTCGGGAAGTTTCTGACCCGCCACCCGCGCATAGTCCACGTCAAGTACACCAACCTTGCGAGGCCCTCCTGGAGGCAGCTGCTTTACCGGGGGCGTGCTATAGCCGGGCGCGAAACCTCCGTAGCGGTTAACGTCCACGATGCTCGGGTCCGGCGCCACGATGGGAGTCCAAGTCTCAATGACTTCCGCGCTCGCGTACTCGGAGTCCTCCTTTCCGTGCGTGCACACCGAATGTGCCACGCAATAGGCAAATCCTCTTCGACGCAGATCCAAACCCCCCGGATCGCCGGATAGTTGACTCTCAGAGAACACCCAGATGTAGATCGGAACTGCCTGGTCAGATCGAAGGTACCAACCTGCTTGGAGCGGCGCACGGGGAGAATCGACCTGCGGAGAGAAATCAGAGGAATACCCGTCGGGAGCTTGCGCCGTGAACTTCAGAATCGGCTGACCGGCTTCCAACGCAGCGTCGAGCAGCGCTTGGAAGCCCCAACCGCGCGAGGGCACACGCGGGCCCCCGAGCGTGATCGCCGAGGGCCGCTGCTCGTACGGGGGAACCGCGCCTGTGCGCCGAGCGCGCGATTGAGGCGTCTTCTTCCGCTTCTTCGGCATACAGCGGACGCTAGCTGACCGCTCTGACAGCGTGGGGCGCATGGCCGAAGAGTCGCGTGGCCCTGCCTCGTTGGCTCTCTCGCCGAACCCGTTCCGAGCACAGTGAGTTGGAAACAAGACAGGCAGTCCGGACGGTTCACGCCCGCAGGCTGAGGGCAGGCTCTGCCACGGTCCACTCGGGAGGAGAGTGCGTGAACAGGGACCCAGATCTCATCCGTCACGAGGACGGCATTGTCTGGACTGAGAGCATCGGCAACTTCGACTACGTGCGCGAATATCTGGAGGTGGCGGCTGGCACCCGTCGCGGCCCTGTCCGTTGGAACGGGCATGGCCGGCGGGTGGGGTACTCGGTGCTCAAGCCGGACGCGCCGGCAGGCGAAGCGCCTTTTCGGTTCGCCCGTCGCATCTTCTGGATCAAGGAGCATGACCGCTCAGAGCAGCCGGATGGCGTGTACAAGGACTGCGCCCCATCCGAAGGCGTAGATCCCCGCACCGTCGCCGCCGGAGTGTGGGGTGAACTCACCGAGCGCGCTTGGGGAGGACCGCTGCCAACCGCCAGCACGCGATCGGCCGCCACCTCCAAGTCCGAGCCTCAACAGAACTTGATCAAGATCGGCGAGTCACTGACAAGCGGCACTGCGTTCATCGGGGTGGCACCCACCAAACGAGGTCTCGTCGACATCTACATCGACTGCGCAAGCGGGAGCCAGCTCGGCGACGGCAGCCATGTGATCTCGGAGCTGCTCCCGCCCGACCAGGCGCGCGAGCTCCTCACCACGATCATCAGAACGACCCCCTGGCTCCAGGAAGCCCTTGCACTCTCAGTGGTGGACGGGTGGCTCGCGGGCGACTTTCCGAAGTAGGTCCCTCGGCCGCCATGGGCTGCCCCAGCCGGTCGCCTGGTCTCAGTTTTGGTCTCATTCACCCCTGTCCGGCCGGGTTCACCCACCGTCCAGCGGTTCGTTCCACCGCAGGTCAGGACGGGCCTATACCCCGGCGGACCCCGTTCGGGAGAATTGGAAAGCGTGTTGGGGGCAACCCCTCACGAGTTCGAATCTCGTATCCTCCGCCTCTGCCAGCCATGGCAGCACGAAGGCCCCGACCGCCCAGCGGTCGGGGCCTTCGGCGTCTCGCTTCTGCGCCCGGTCGACCCATGGGGTCCCGGCCCGGCACACCGGGCTGGAGGAGGTCCCTCCTCTCCGGGTCTGCCGCCGGGCCGTTTCAGCCGCCGCCCCCGTCGCCGGGCGAAGCCCCGGTGATGGCCTGCATCTCCCGCCCGGTGATCTCCTGCAGCGGCAGGCCGTCGCAGTTGCCGAGGACTACGCCGACCCAGCCGGTGTACGGGTAGATGTTCCAGTTGGCACTGACACCGGGGTTGCCACCGCCGCGACCGAACACCCACTGGCCGCCGACGATACGGACCGGCATGTCGTAGGCCCCGAACGAGGAACCGCTGTGGGGGATCTTGGCCCCGGTGAGCAACTCGGCCCAGGGCCGGTGCAGCACCGTGC from Kitasatospora sp. NBC_00458 includes:
- a CDS encoding FAD-binding protein, which encodes MPHLMLASLTTLRLGGPVGEPLYVSDHDDWQELVHTVGRREEYSPLTLGHGSNVIASDTGHPGTVAVMNTRGITAKRHDDNTALVTVLASHPLTDLTTWAATEHLAGIECLAGIPGTVGAAPVQNAGAYGQQVGDTLDHLTAWDWDMDRLRTLPAQACRLRHRNSRFKHDPGRWTILTVTFRLTRSPAAPISYQPLAEELGVQPGTRPPVSEVTHCSASRPRSTCC
- a CDS encoding UDP-N-acetylglucosamine 1-carboxyvinyltransferase, with the translated sequence MPTTDTPATTDERAVHITGGRPLTGTATVQGSKNIALHLYAAAILADDPLTLVGAPEILDTGVVADILHRTGTRTTVVGPEFTTRPADSYFPVVPDDLGRLIRTTAVMAGALLARAGKVTFPLPGGDAFCARYIDRHLAAMVAAGAEVEVDRGRVRARFTGKRLPFVTDAETRAWGPSLGATVTAMLLAARIPGTSAILNPSIEPEVTHTAALLSQAGVGIEWRGRNALNITGTDRIQGGVFTVPPDRLEAATLALAAAITGGTVHLDGFPAAAFPDGLVSVFADAGIRLDPVDGGTTVSVPAGPRAVQTATGPHPGFPTDVQPQLTAFLTQAEGASRIEERIYTRRDTHLPALAAFGATVNASGSVITVRGRSALAATDVAGEDIRAATALVIAALAAEGTSTIRGMYHLRRGYGSLLPKLAALGADLTINQEQS
- a CDS encoding DUF6009 family protein, with translation MNRDPDLIRHEDGIVWTESIGNFDYVREYLEVAAGTRRGPVRWNGHGRRVGYSVLKPDAPAGEAPFRFARRIFWIKEHDRSEQPDGVYKDCAPSEGVDPRTVAAGVWGELTERAWGGPLPTASTRSAATSKSEPQQNLIKIGESLTSGTAFIGVAPTKRGLVDIYIDCASGSQLGDGSHVISELLPPDQARELLTTIIRTTPWLQEALALSVVDGWLAGDFPK
- a CDS encoding serine hydrolase domain-containing protein, translated to MTLTVPWSPNALVDLRGCLDLMTADGTVPGGVIAHGTFDTEPGFLTSGIVAPECGDALPGPDTVYDVASLTKVLATWPLVGTSINESFTLDTPVRELLPDIPAEAPGGRVTARQILSHTSGLRADTRLDRYRGRTEPLAELICGEDLIAEPGAGHRYINRGFILLGLALAHTRGHRLDELAADLWQSLGMTATAYGPLTRSARVAPTEQRLPGSPRLWGLPHDDNAALLGGVAGHAGVFTSPADLAAFATHLLAAHATGGPLGRWLADSMQPLAEIEPGLQRGLAWILADDSRIAYHHGFTGTSLYLSPVTGRYLAICTNAVYHHQDNRTRLAPLRAIALKAITDEP
- a CDS encoding helix-turn-helix transcriptional regulator yields the protein MRTDRLVAILLLLQRRGQVTAAEVAQELEVSERTARRDLDALAMAGVPVYSTQGRGGGWRLVGGARTDLSGLTAGEARALFLVAGPASAATPAVKAALRKLVHALPEPFRAQAEAAAASLVTDPRQWGATRAEHRPPRFLDELQDAVIRGVQVRLGYIDGRGTGTRRTVHPLGIVAKGQAWYLVAHTETGRRTFRIDRVASADPTDDPVDRPEDFDLAGSWREIADEVERRRTPLEVQALCTPHGIGILRIGLGDRLEVGGTATDGRVEVVIRGRDEYTLAGELAGLVEWLEVTGPPNVRAHLASIGNALVERYR
- a CDS encoding XRE family transcriptional regulator, producing the protein MSLVERDMQQVKDLTLLQRFAEVLGVDLAELIALPQPAAERARSRPRKPASATLTSTSAAEEDDVRRRPFLTLAAAALFAPTVGQQAAHAEEKASLADLEDLLLYGAGRIPARGREPSQETVATSLVTSRREFKSARYDALARVLPARIAAAEMVGSAEERARNVAQLYNIAVRLCIKVGTNNLVAITADRALTAARLGGDPLITAEAQRMVSSSWRRQGSLARATDIVVVAAEDLLADASVSETARLATRGDLYATAAYTAAKSGDRSYSHALIREAADSAAAASRSSGLLDGVQCVALHELSVHYELGDAGRAIEMAATIDPAALPTAERQARFFTDVARAFDQWGKPEQCYRALLAAEEAAPQEVRRGAVRDLATDLLRHDRKLPGVRDFAARAGVQII
- a CDS encoding ImmA/IrrE family metallo-endopeptidase, encoding MQLRRLEASVDIEPIYRLPVLDADEHSPEEAAAKLRASWLIPDGPVHDVIRTVERAGIVVVRRDLESPKIFGLSVRPPNSLPVIILNIGMPPAHERFTVLHELGHLVMHQLPSDNGEREADAFASEFLMPGRLIGPHLSSLTIQRMVQLKQHWKVSMAAVLQAAKRLERIDEGRYKSLQVQLSQHSYRRNEPAEPEREEPVILDSILESPCGPRLLGQGTREGRGSTGPRVQVRIRRRARSACHLTHCR